ACCCCAACACAAATCATCAATTTAATTTTCGACTTTTGTAACTAAAagactatatttttaaattaaatacacgAATCATGGGACCCAATATTTACTGATTTTAGCTACCAATTCCAAATAGCCGTTGGAGATTGGTCAACTGGCTCTAGTGATTTGATCTCTAACGGCTGAATCCTGCTCGCATCATTTTGTCATTATGTTGTTTGGCTTACAAACCAATCAAAGacgattttttttagaaattattttaaataattctacagaaaaaactattttggtgaaaaataGACAACCACGATTGTAACCatgtataattattaaaagagcAGATATCTAATGATACAGTTTCAGATGTTCATATACATGAGACAGTTCGACTCGTCACATACCTATCATGAAAAATATACATTGGTTATAAAATGTGCTAACTTTATCATTAGTTGAATCATATAAGAGATTCATACGACAAAATTGaattgtgagacgatctcacaataGTCTGTATCTTATTTAACTAGCTGTTAAACCTACCTATATGTCTTAAAACTCGGAACAAAGATTTTCATGATATAATTGAATTTACTAATTACTATCTTCATGTTCATTTAAAGAAAGAATTTCACATGAAAGTTTCCATGAGAAAATAATAGCCTTGATTATATTCTCATTGACTTTACTCTCTTTATTCCCCTCCCACCAAATAACCTTTTTACTGCCTTAANATATATCACTATTTGTAcgagggcaaaaacttgtgtgagacggtctcacgggtcgtatttgtgagacggatctcttatttgggtcatacataaaaaagtattactttttattgtgaatatggttagggttgacccgtctcacagattaagatccgtgagacggtctcacataaggCCCACTCTTGTACGAGAAGttgattttgttttaatttttcacACGAGATTATGCTATTTGTGTTATAGTGcacattctttaaaaatttaaggATATAAAATATGACAACTTAATCAAACAACGTACACGTTACTCGATTAATTTGCTCGTTAAGAAATCTCGCCCCATCACAAATTATTTAGcatgtaatttttcttttaaacaacGATTTCTTATAGGATTTGAATGTGAATACATAGTCAAACTAAAAATATTAACATCgacaaattataatttaatttaattctataaATAGCTGGCGTATTGTCATCATACTAAATCCAAGTCGAGCACTTGAGTTGGGTTCGATCGGGAAAGAGATTGGATCATAACGATTGGTCGAATAGGTTGGACAGAGACTTACGATAATTTTTAATCAAACTATATGGTATGGGATGGAGCGACATAGATTTTGAGAATTCAAGAGAAAGTCACGACAAGACAATATAGTGTAAAATCAATACAAAAACTCATATTTACGCCGTCTCCAACTAACGAGGTTAAATTCGACCAGAATCTCTTAAGCTAATCGCTTTGAAATCGCATCATGATGTgcgaaatataaaaaaaatgtttaaacgAAATGGAATAGAGGGTGTGACTTAAActgtttatataatataatttgaagCAAAACGGaatcacatatatatttatatatatttatatataaatataattttctaaaacaAAATACGTACAATATATAAGctttttgcttaaataagtgtttttttaagtaaaaaaatttcaacaatNNNNNNNNNNNNNNNNNNNNNNNNNNNNNNNNNNNNNNNNNNNNNNNNNNNNNNNNNNNNNNNNNNNNNNNNNNNNNNNNNNNNNNNNNNNNNNNNNNNNNNNNNNNNNNNNNNNNNNNNNNNNNNNNNNNNNNNNNNNNNNNNNNNNNNNNNNNNNNNNNNNNNNNNNNNNNNNNNNNNNNNNNNNNNNNNNNNNNNNNNNNNNNNNNNNNNNNNNNNNNNNNNNNNNNNNNNNNNNNNNNNNNNNNNNNNNNNNNNNNNNNNNNNNNNNNNNNNNNNNNNNNNNNNNNNNNNNNNNNNNNNNNNNNNNNNNNNNNNNNNNNNNNNNNNNNNNNNNNNNNNNNNNNNNNNNNNNNNNNNNNNNNNNNNNNNNNNNNNNNNNNNNNNNNNNNNNNNNNNNNNNNNNNNNNNNNNNNNNNNNNNNNNNNNNNNNNNNNNNNNNNNNNNNNNNNNNNNNNNNNNNNNNNNNNNNNNNNNNNNNNNNNNNNNNNNNNNNNNNNNNNNNNNNNNNNNNNNNNNNNNNNNNNNNNNNNNNNNNNNNNNNNNNNNNNNNNNNNNNNNNNNNNNNNNNNNNNNNNNNNNNNNNNNNNNNNNNNNNNNNNNNNNNNNNNNNNNNNNNNNNNNNNNNNNNNNNNNNNNNNNNNNNNNNNNNNNNNNNNNNNNNNNNNNNNNNNNNNNNNNNNNNNNNNNNNNNNNNNNNNNNNNNNNNNNNNNNNNNNNNNNNNNNNNNNNNNNNNNNNNNNNNNNNNNNNNNNNNNNNNNNNNNNNNNNNNNNNNNNNNNNNNNNNNNNNNNNNNNNNNNNNNNNNNNNNNNNNNNNNNNNNNNNNNNNNNNNNNNNNNNNNNNNNNNNNNNNNNNNNNNNNNNNNNNNNNNNNNNNNNNNNNNNNNNNNNNNNNNNNNNNNNNNNNNNNNNNNNNNNNNNNNNNNNNNNNNNNNNNNNNNNNNNNNNNNNNNNNNNNNNNNNNNNNNNNNNNNNNNNNNNNNNNNNNNNNNNNNNNNNNNNNNNNNNNNNNNNNNNNNNNNNNNNNNNNNNNNNNNNNNNNNNNNNNNNNNNNNNNNNNNNNNNNNNNNNNNNNNNNNNNNNNNNNNNNNNNNNNNNNNNNNNNNNNNNNNNNNNNNNNNNNNNNNNNNNNNNNNNNNNNNNNNNNNNNNNNNNNNNNNNNNNNNNNNNNNNNNNNNNNNNNNNNNNNNNNNNNNNNNNNNNNNNNNNNNNNNNNNNNNNNNNNNNNNNNNNNNNNNNNNNNNNNNNNNNNNNNNNNNNNNNNNNNNNNNNNNNNNNNNNNNNNNNNNNNNNNNNNNNNNNNNNNNNNNNNNNNNNNNNNNNNNNNNNNNNNNNNNNNNNNNNNNNNNNNNNNNNNNNNNNNNNNNNNNNNNNNNNNNNNNNNNNNNNNNNNNNNNNNNNNNNNNNNNNNNNNNNNNNNNNNNNNNNNNNNNNNNNNNNNNNNNNNNNNNNNNNNNNNNNNNNNNNNNNNNNNNNNNNNNNNNNNNNNNNNNNNNNNNNNNNNNNNNNNNNNNNNNNNNNNNNNNNNNNNNNNNNNNNNNNNNNNNNNNNNNNNNNNNNNNNNNNNNNNNNNNNNNNNNNNNNNNNNNNNNNNNNNNNNNNNNNNNNNNNNNNNNNNNNNNNNNNNNNNNNNNNNNNNNNNNNNNNNNNNNNNNNNNNNNNNNNNNNNNNNNNNNNNNNNNNNNNNNNNNNNNNNNNNNNNNNNNNNNNNNNNNNNNNNNNNNNNNNNNNNNNNNNNNNNNNNNNNNNNNNNNNNNNNNNNNNNNNNNNNNNNNNNNNNNNNNNNNNNNNNNNNNNNNNNNNNNNNNNNNNNNNNNNNNNNNNNNNNNNNNNNNNNNNNNNNNNNNNNNNNNNNNNNNNNNNNNNNNNNNNNNNNNNNNNNNNNNNNNNNNNNNNNNNNNNNNNNNNNNNNNNNNNNNNNNNNNNNNNNNNNNNNNNNNNNNNNNNNNNNNNNNNNNNNNNNNNNNNNNNNNNNNNNNNNNNNNNNNNNNNNNNNNNNNNNNNNNNNNNNNNNNNNNNNNNNNNNNNNNNNNNNNNNNNNNNNNNNNNNNNNNNNNNNNNNNNNNNNNNNNNNNNNNNNNNNNNNNNNNNNNNNNNNNNNNNNNNNNNNNNNNNNNNNNNNNNNNNNNNNNNNNNNNNNNNNNNNNNNNNNNNNNNNNNNNNNNNNNNNNNNNNNNNNNNNNNNNNNNNNNNNNNNNNNNNNNNNNNNNNNNNNNNNNNNNNNNNNNNNNNNNNNNNNNNNNNNNNNNNNNNNNNNNNNNNNNNNNNNNNNNNNNNNNNNNNNNNNNNNNNNNNNNNNNNNNNNNNNNNNNNNNNNNNNNNNNNNNNNNNNNNNNNNNNNNNNNNNNNNNNNNNNNNNNNNNNNNNNNNNNNNNNNNNNNNNNNNNNNNNNNNNNNNNNNNNNNNNNNNNNNNNNNNNNNNNNNNNNNNNNNNNNNNNNNNNNNNNNNNNNNNNNNNNNNNNNNNNNNNNNNNNNNNNNNNNNNNNNNNNNNNNNNNNNNNNNNNNNNNNNNNNNNNNNNNNNNNNNNNNNNNNNNNNNNNNNNNNNNNNNNNNNNNNNNNNNNNNNNNNNNNNNNNNNNNNNNNNNNNNNNNNNNNNNNNNNNNNNNNNNNNNNNNNNNNNNNNNNNNNNNNNNNNNNNNNNNNNNNNNNNNNNNNNNNNNNNNNNNNNNNNNNNNNNNNNNNNNNNNNNNNNNNNNNNNNNNNNNNNNNNNNNNNNNNNNNNNNNNNNNNNNNNNNNNNNNNNNNNNNNNNNNNNNNNNNNNNNNNNNNNNNNNNNNNNNNNNNNNNNNNNNNNNNNNNNNNNNNNNNNNNNNNNNNNNNNNNNNNNNNNNNNNNNNNNNNNNNNNNNNNNNNNNNNNNNNNNNNNNNNNNNNNNNNNNNNNNNNNNNNNNNNNNNNNNNNNNNNNNNNNNNNNNNNNNNNNNNNNNNNNNNNNNNNNNNNNNNNNNCAGTGAAATTGATAGGAATGCTACCGGATGGTACTGTTTTTATGAAGAAAGGTCACGGGGAAAGTGAGGATGATCTTTTGGAATTTAAAACAGATGAAGGTATCTGTCTGTATGTCATTTCTCTTTGCTGTATGTTTGTGATAAATGAGTTGGTTCTTACTATTCCTTTGTTTAAACAGAGCAAGTAATTGATGGGTTGGATAGGGCTGTGATCACAATGAAGAAGGGTGAGGTGGCACATTTGGAAATTGCTCCTGAGTATGCATTTGGTTCATTGGAATCGCAGCAAGAGCTTTATACAGTTCCTCCAAACTCAACTGTGTACTATGATGTGGAGCTTGTCTCTTTTATCAAGGTTAAATATTAATGCTGGATTCTTTTTTAGTGTTAGTGCATTGGTCCGAGTGACAAATTGGAGACTTTATATGTAACCTGGTGTTTCAGGAGAAGGAATCTTGGGACCTGAAGACGGAAGAAAAAATCGAGGCAGCtggcaagaagaaggaagaaGGAAATGCACTTTTTAAGGCGGGCAAATATGAGAGAGCCTCCAAGAGATATGAGAAGGTTAAacattgtgttttgattttggAAGACTAGTGTCTACATTTTGTCATGTTGACTCGTGTAAAAATTCATGACCAGGCTGCAAAGTATATTGAATACGACACGTCTTTTAGTGAGGAGGAAAAGAAGCAGTCCAAAGCATTGAAGGTTTCTTGCAACTTGAACAACGCTGCTTGCATGTTAAAACTGAAAGATTATAAGCAGACAGAAAAGCTTTGTACCAaggtttgattttgttttttcagCTGTTCCATGTGTGTTTCCCGTTTCTAATACTGTGATCTAGAAGGGCTGATGATGAGCGCCATGTGAAGGTGTTGGAACTCGAGAGTATGAACGTGAAGGCTCTGTATAGGAGAGCTCAAGCTTACACAAATGTAGGAGATCTCGATTTGGCTGAACGAGATATTAAGAAAGCTCTTGAAATTGATCCTGACAACAGGTAGTTTTGTCGTTCTGGCCCAACAATCACAAAGTGATTTTGTTTCATCCCGAAGATTATatgcatatataatttttaaaatttttttgtccTGAATGGAAATAGGGAGGTGAAGCTTGGGTACAAAGCTCTTAAAGAGAAGGCAAAGGAATACAACAAGAAGGATGCCAAGTTCTATGGCAATATGTTTGCCAAATTACATAAGATGCAGCCTGTTGAAGCTAATATTGTGAGTTGCATCATTCTAGTTTGATATCCTTTGTTCTCCTGACAAAAAATAATTGAACCGAACCAGCTCATTTGTTTGACCGTGATTTCTTTCTTAATATTGAAGCAGAACGCAGCTCCTAAGGAGGCAGAGGCAACGAGCATCGACAGCAAGGCATAATTCAGTGGTGCTCTGATTTTCATATTGTTTTAGAAACCTACTTAGTTGGTTACTGGCGAAGGAACCCGTCTGTTCGGTTATTTGGTTTTGATGCGTATTCGAGTTTGTGAACTTGAATTGTATCCGCATAATCTGATCCGAGATGTTGTCTTTTTCGAATTTAGAGGGAAACGATAATTTCGTCCATTATTGCCGAAATATTATAGTTTTGTTTCATCTTTGAGACATTAATTCCTTCTGTCATAAAAACTCGTTCATAGTTTTTCTCATCTAGGTCTCGATGACTTTCCATAATCTTACTTTTCTACGTAATTacaaatttaaatgtataaaaTTTTCACTAGTCGAAAAAAATCCACGAAatctattaaaaaattatatttcacttCAAAAGCATAAAAAATGTTACTGTGAAGTTTGGGAAACATGTTCTTAATGAATTACATATCGATTAGATTGTTACATAGTTGGTAGCTTGAATTGTTCACATTCTCTCGGTTCCTCCCCTAACATGTAAATTCCACCTGTAATCATATCggatctttttctttttgttcaaaAACCTCACATTTCGTATCATAATTTGTTCAAGTTCGCAAAGAAAGAACTTACCATAAACAAGCAGCCGTTGCCTTAACCAAACAGCTAATTGATTTAGCCCTCGTACCAGAATTCTTAAAGTTATGCTTGAAACCAACCTTTGGATTTGCTTCACTTCATAAATAGTATTAGTAACTGGAAGCGCCAGGTAAAATCGCAAGTCCGTATGTTGGATACTTCACAGCTCGAGAATCCTCCCAAGGACGGGAAAATGAGCCGCGCCATGTTAGTCACCTTTGGTAGTGCTGTAATGAGGATGAGAACTTCATGGACGACTTTGACGTCCCATTTAAATTTCTTGCAGAAAGgggaaaaattaatttacaagATTAGATAACTCAATTACACCATATGCATTTTATTTAGCATCACACCACCATAAAATATGAACATTTGTTAAACGGGATACAAAGGCATATCTAATATCTGATGTTTAAACATGTGAACTACCTACCACACGCACATCATTATCAATGACTTGCAGGAGACTGCCATCTTGTTGCATTGCCTGAACCAGAGGATCTTGCTTTACATTGCTCTCATAAACAAGATGATATATGGTTAAGGTATGGCCTTCATCAAAGGGCTTCAGTCCCATAATCTCAAAGTCGTGAATCATGCTAGTGTTGATTGTCTAACTAGGAGACTTCAAAATTCTTGCATAGATGaagtaataaaattttgtatagaTTGCTTGCTTGGTCACCGTAAGGGGCAACGATTAGCATAGCATTCTGTTTTTCCCGATTTCAGCTCTGCGCCAgcattattttcatttaatatttggCAACTTCCTAAACACAAACTCGTGTATTTAACCTGACCAGGCCAGAATTAGTGTCTCAAAGATCTCGAGTCAGATTTTAAGTTCCAAACCTGATGGTGTTTAGAAGACCGATCGGAGAAAGCAAAGCATCGACATTTAACGGCTTAGGTAGTGCAATCCGTTCAACAAAGTACTGTAGGTCTTCTCATTCATAAAACCGTCCCTCTTACGAAATTTTTCAACAAGTTCGAAAGCATCATTTCCCCTGCCATCCCTACACATTTCGTCCAACAAGGTCTTATAGGTTAGCAAATCAGGTGACATAGAATTACCCAACATATCAAACAAAGCCTCGGTCgaatcctcaaacctcctttTCAAGGCCAGACTACAAATCAAGATCAAATAAGTACTCCCCTTGGGAACCAACCCTTTTTCTTTCATCTCCTTGTAGAATCCCAATCCTTGATCCACCCTCCCCTTCTCACATAACCCTTTGGCTATATAACTATATGTATAAGCATTTGGCTCGCAACCATACAACCCCATCTCTCGAAAAACACGAATCGCCTCGTCCATTTCAAGACACTTTGAGTACGCCTTGATTATCATGTTCAGCACAAATGAGTCTGGTATGACCCCATAGGCCTTCATTTGCTTAGCTAACGACCTAACAGCATGCAGATACACATAACATACATTCAACCGATCGAATTTCTTCAAAAGAGAGTTCAGTAGCAAAGCGTACGTTTCCAAATTAGGCTTAGCATCCTCGGATTTGGtcattttcttatatatatcgAAAGCGCGATTAAACAAGTGTTTACGCCCGCAGCAGAACTTAATCATGGCATTAAACAAGGGGAGATTTGAGGGGCAAGCACCGGCGATAACTTCTTCAATCAAAGTCTCCGCCACCCCATAACGTTTACCTGAAATTGCAATCCCAATCATCGTGAGATACGTGAGATCGTCGTGCTTGTAGTATCTCTGCTGAGCCGTCCACCGGAAAATATCGAGTGCCATATCCGGGTCAAGTTGGGATCGTAGGACTAGATCCACGTCGGATTGAGTGAACCCAGGTTTGAGGTTCTGTATCCCTGTCTCGAATTGTTTCACCATTGGTGTTCGGGTGCGCGGATTTACAGAGCGGTAGTGGTCTATACCGGCGGAGTTTGTGGTGGAGAAGCGGCGGATAGCAAGGCGGACGAGGAGGGTTGAACGGAAAAGGAACTTCatcggtggtggtggtgggtaAGGTACTAGGTAGCCACTGCCTTCTGTAAAGCTTCTAATAATCTGGGCGAAGATTTGGGCCTGGGCTGTATCGGGTCAACTGTTTGGGCCTTTAGACCCATGCATCaaaattacatgttttaaatttcTGAAAATAATATCGTAATATCAATTACGCTTGTAGATatcaaactttgaaaataatttgattatttgcaTTTCACTTCAATCTTGTCTACACACAATTTACGAATATGCCTACTAGCAAAGtcgaatgaattttttttcgaaatagatacaaattatttaaacaatgatttaaaaaaatgtacaaaCATACAACACGTATAAATAAACGCGGTATACATAAAAGTATATCTCACCgatctaaaattttaatcattatcGGTAAGTAAACTTATATATTGGCAAATTATAGTTTCGCAAGGTTTGAAAATTCAATATTGTATTATTTCCTAGAAAGAAAAATCACACATAAAGATAGTCTACGTTCTCTTAAATTTTCTATCATTGCACATTTTATTTATCACAAAGA
This genomic interval from Primulina huaijiensis isolate GDHJ02 chromosome 14, ASM1229523v2, whole genome shotgun sequence contains the following:
- the LOC140957257 gene encoding peptidyl-prolyl cis-trans isomerase FKBP62-like isoform X2: MLPDGTVFMKKGHGESEDDLLEFKTDEEQVIDGLDRAVITMKKGEVAHLEIAPEYAFGSLESQQELYTVPPNSTVYYDVELVSFIKEKESWDLKTEEKIEAAGKKKEEGNALFKAGKYERASKRYEKAAKYIEYDTSFSEEEKKQSKALKVSCNLNNAACMLKLKDYKQTEKLCTKVLELESMNVKALYRRAQAYTNVGDLDLAERDIKKALEIDPDNREVKLGYKALKEKAKEYNKKDAKFYGNMFAKLHKMQPVEANINAAPKEAEATSIDSKA
- the LOC140957257 gene encoding peptidyl-prolyl cis-trans isomerase FKBP62-like isoform X1 codes for the protein MLPDGTVFMKKGHGESEDDLLEFKTDEEQVIDGLDRAVITMKKGEVAHLEIAPEYAFGSLESQQELYTVPPNSTVYYDVELVSFIKEKESWDLKTEEKIEAAGKKKEEGNALFKAGKYERASKRYEKAAKYIEYDTSFSEEEKKQSKALKVSCNLNNAACMLKLKDYKQTEKLCTKVLELESMNVKALYRRAQAYTNVGDLDLAERDIKKALEIDPDNREVKLGYKALKEKAKEYNKKDAKFYGNMFAKLHKMQPVEANIQNAAPKEAEATSIDSKA
- the LOC140957256 gene encoding pentatricopeptide repeat-containing protein At3g25210, mitochondrial-like, which produces MKFLFRSTLLVRLAIRRFSTTNSAGIDHYRSVNPRTRTPMVKQFETGIQNLKPGFTQSDVDLVLRSQLDPDMALDIFRWTAQQRYYKHDDLTYLTMIGIAISGKRYGVAETLIEEVIAGACPSNLPLFNAMIKFCCGRKHLFNRAFDIYKKMTKSEDAKPNLETYALLLNSLLKKFDRLNVCYVYLHAVRSLAKQMKAYGVIPDSFVLNMIIKAYSKCLEMDEAIRVFREMGLYGCEPNAYTYSYIAKGLCEKGRVDQGLGFYKEMKEKGLVPKGSTYLILICSLALKRRFEDSTEALFDMLGNSMSPDLLTYKTLLDEMCRDGRGNDAFELVEKFRKRDGFMNEKTYSTLLNGLHYLSR